A genomic region of Friedmanniella luteola contains the following coding sequences:
- a CDS encoding PucR family transcriptional regulator has translation MTTTDAGASPAWTPGRVPLDALLRALAPASAELVVPGPAPVEVATVALVDADDLADPATRPRGPAELWLLAGVPAADAAGWLAGRPAEGRPAAVLTKAAGRAPALVAAARAAGVALVGVHPQARWEQLLATARDLLERSLGGADSPLARGTAGVDTDLAGLAQTLSALTRGMVSIEDEHARVLAYSASDDAADELRRLSILGRAGPPRYLERLRAWGVYDRLRRSDAVVEVPADAELGLRRRLVVSMRETVAEVLPGRPPRPRLLGTIWVQEGAAALAPDAEAVLRGASAVAARLITRARDAPTHEAVQIQRLLGARGGGVDVPSLAASLGLPTGGPAVVVGFGAVGPAPAELLGERADALRLHASAFARESLVTTLGDRIYLLLPRAGTATAVAGWTSGVLGRLRSRPGAGLRAAVAAPVASLAEVPLARAEVDRVLDQTPAEEGVTTLADARTAVLLGEVLDLVAAEPALRDPRLDTLLAYDARHGSALRSSVEAHLRHFGDVRAAATELSVHPNTLRYRLRRAEQLLGMELADADTRLLVELQLAVLRRSPR, from the coding sequence GTGACCACGACCGACGCCGGGGCCTCCCCGGCCTGGACGCCCGGCCGGGTGCCGCTGGACGCGCTGCTCCGCGCGCTGGCACCGGCCTCGGCCGAGCTGGTCGTCCCCGGACCGGCCCCGGTGGAGGTGGCGACCGTCGCGCTGGTGGACGCCGACGACCTGGCGGACCCGGCGACGCGCCCGCGGGGACCCGCCGAGCTGTGGTTGCTGGCCGGCGTCCCGGCGGCCGACGCGGCGGGCTGGCTGGCCGGCCGGCCGGCCGAAGGGCGTCCCGCCGCGGTGCTGACCAAGGCCGCGGGCCGGGCGCCGGCGCTGGTCGCCGCGGCCCGGGCCGCCGGCGTCGCGCTGGTGGGCGTGCACCCGCAGGCGCGCTGGGAGCAGCTGCTGGCCACCGCCCGCGACCTGCTCGAGCGCTCGCTCGGCGGCGCGGACTCCCCGCTGGCCCGCGGTACCGCCGGCGTCGACACCGACCTGGCGGGACTCGCGCAGACGCTCTCCGCGCTGACCCGCGGGATGGTGAGCATCGAGGACGAGCACGCGCGGGTGCTGGCCTACTCGGCCTCCGACGACGCCGCCGACGAGCTCCGCCGGCTGTCGATCCTCGGCCGCGCCGGCCCGCCCCGGTACCTGGAACGGCTCCGGGCCTGGGGGGTCTACGACCGGCTGCGGCGCTCCGACGCCGTGGTCGAGGTGCCCGCCGACGCCGAGCTGGGCCTCCGACGGCGGCTGGTGGTCAGCATGCGCGAGACGGTCGCCGAGGTGCTGCCGGGCCGGCCGCCCCGGCCCCGGCTGCTGGGCACCATCTGGGTGCAGGAGGGCGCGGCAGCGCTCGCGCCCGACGCGGAGGCGGTGCTCCGCGGGGCGTCGGCCGTCGCGGCGCGGCTGATCACCCGCGCCCGGGACGCCCCCACGCACGAGGCCGTGCAGATCCAGCGGCTGCTCGGGGCGCGCGGCGGCGGGGTCGACGTCCCCTCGCTCGCGGCCTCGCTCGGCCTCCCGACCGGGGGCCCGGCCGTGGTCGTCGGCTTCGGCGCCGTCGGCCCGGCTCCGGCCGAGCTGCTGGGGGAGCGGGCGGACGCGCTGCGGCTGCACGCGAGCGCGTTCGCGCGCGAGTCGCTGGTCACCACCCTGGGCGACCGGATCTACCTGCTGCTGCCGCGGGCGGGGACGGCGACCGCCGTGGCGGGCTGGACCAGCGGGGTGCTCGGCCGGCTCCGCAGCCGACCGGGTGCCGGTCTGCGGGCGGCCGTCGCGGCCCCCGTGGCCTCGCTGGCCGAGGTGCCGTTGGCGCGGGCCGAGGTCGACCGGGTGCTCGACCAGACGCCGGCGGAGGAGGGCGTCACCACCCTGGCCGACGCCCGGACGGCGGTGCTGCTGGGCGAGGTCCTCGACCTGGTGGCCGCGGAGCCGGCGCTCCGCGACCCCCGGCTGGACACGCTGCTGGCCTACGACGCGCGCCACGGGTCGGCCCTGCGGTCGAGCGTCGAGGCCCACCTGCGCCACTTCGGCGACGTCCGCGCCGCCGCCACCGAGCTGAGCGTGCACCCCAACACCCTGCGCTACCGGCTGCGGCGGGCCGAGCAGCTGCTGGGGATGGAGCTGGCCGACGCCGACACCCGGCTGCTCGTCGAGCTGCAGCTGGCGGTGCTGCGCCGGTCGCCGCGCTGA
- a CDS encoding GAF and ANTAR domain-containing protein translates to MEASLARGLARAARAMAHQPDLQATLDTVCAEAVAAVGADACSIFLLRKGTVHTAAVSTPELRAAEEAQVAAGEGPCLDVVRQRRVVDVPDLRTERRWPRWAPRMVELGWLSVLSVPLVERDRTVGSLNFVSRAAGGLGEPAADVGRLFAEHASLALTAARTEYSLVEAVGTRHAVGLAQGILMERYGLDVDRAFEAMRRCSQEGNVKLRSVAEHVVRDRRLPGGDAAVRG, encoded by the coding sequence GTGGAGGCGAGCCTCGCCAGGGGCCTGGCCCGGGCAGCGCGGGCGATGGCCCACCAGCCGGACCTGCAGGCCACCCTGGACACCGTCTGCGCCGAGGCCGTGGCCGCTGTCGGGGCCGACGCCTGCAGCATCTTCCTGCTGCGCAAGGGCACCGTGCACACCGCCGCCGTGTCCACCCCGGAGCTCCGGGCCGCCGAGGAGGCGCAGGTGGCGGCCGGCGAGGGCCCGTGCCTGGACGTCGTCCGGCAGCGGCGCGTCGTGGACGTGCCCGACCTCCGCACCGAGCGTCGGTGGCCACGGTGGGCCCCGCGGATGGTCGAGCTCGGCTGGCTCAGCGTGCTGAGCGTCCCCCTCGTCGAGCGGGACCGGACGGTGGGGTCGCTCAACTTCGTGTCCCGCGCCGCCGGCGGCCTCGGGGAGCCGGCCGCCGACGTCGGGCGCCTGTTCGCCGAGCACGCCTCGCTGGCCCTCACCGCCGCCCGCACGGAGTACTCCCTGGTCGAGGCGGTCGGCACCCGGCACGCGGTCGGCCTGGCCCAGGGCATCCTCATGGAGCGCTACGGGCTGGACGTCGACCGGGCCTTCGAGGCGATGCGCCGGTGCTCGCAGGAGGGGAACGTCAAGCTGCGGAGCGTCGCCGAGCACGTCGTCCGGGACCGCCGGCTGCCGGGCGGCGACGCCGCCGTCCGCGGCTGA
- the pdxS gene encoding pyridoxal 5'-phosphate synthase lyase subunit PdxS, with protein MTTPNTPADGTAAQVGTDRVKRGMADMLKGGVIMDVVTAEQARIAEDAGAVAVMALERVPADIRAQGGVSRMSDPDMIDSIIATVSIPVMAKARIGHFVEAQVLQSLGVDYVDESEVLTPADYAHHIDKWSFTVPFVCGATNLGEALRRINEGAAMIRSKGEAGTGDVSNATTHMRTIRGEIRRLQSLPADELYLAAKELGAPYALVAEVAAAGKLPVVLFTAGGIATPADAAMMMQLGAEGVFVGSGIFKSGNPEQRAAAIVQATTFFDAPDVIAKVSRGLGEAMVGINVDDIPQPHRLAERGW; from the coding sequence ATGACGACTCCGAACACCCCGGCCGACGGCACCGCAGCCCAGGTCGGCACCGACCGGGTGAAGCGCGGGATGGCCGACATGCTCAAGGGCGGCGTGATCATGGACGTGGTCACCGCCGAGCAGGCCAGGATCGCCGAGGACGCCGGGGCGGTCGCGGTGATGGCGCTGGAGCGGGTGCCCGCCGACATCCGTGCGCAGGGCGGCGTGTCCCGGATGAGCGACCCGGACATGATCGACTCGATCATCGCCACCGTCTCGATCCCGGTGATGGCGAAGGCCCGGATCGGGCACTTCGTCGAGGCCCAGGTGCTGCAGTCCCTCGGCGTCGACTACGTCGACGAGTCGGAGGTGCTGACCCCGGCCGACTACGCCCACCACATCGACAAGTGGTCGTTCACGGTGCCCTTCGTCTGCGGGGCGACGAACCTCGGCGAGGCACTGCGCCGGATCAACGAGGGCGCGGCGATGATCCGGTCCAAGGGCGAGGCGGGGACCGGTGACGTCTCCAACGCGACCACGCACATGCGGACGATCCGCGGCGAGATCCGCCGGCTGCAGAGCCTGCCCGCCGACGAGCTGTACCTCGCGGCCAAGGAGCTGGGTGCGCCCTACGCCCTCGTCGCCGAGGTCGCGGCCGCCGGGAAGCTGCCGGTGGTGCTCTTCACGGCCGGCGGCATCGCCACCCCCGCCGACGCGGCGATGATGATGCAGCTCGGCGCCGAGGGGGTCTTCGTCGGCTCCGGCATCTTCAAGTCGGGCAACCCCGAGCAGCGGGCGGCGGCCATCGTCCAGGCCACCACGTTCTTCGACGCCCCCGACGTCATCGCCAAGGTGTCCCGCGGACTGGGCGAGGCCATGGTGGGCATCAACGTCGACGACATCCCGCAGCCGCACCGGCTGGCCGAGCGCGGCTGGTGA
- a CDS encoding protease inhibitor I42 family protein: MSELRLAWAQRGQHFEVKPGDLVRVALWGNGTTGFSWSPALPPGSVLEEVTESQLAAQDPAGSGPPRVLGSGSLTEYTFRATRPGKADLVLRYWRGVEAAEDVIYQTVITVRNP; this comes from the coding sequence ATGAGCGAACTCCGGTTGGCCTGGGCTCAGCGCGGGCAGCACTTCGAGGTGAAGCCCGGGGACCTGGTGAGGGTGGCCCTCTGGGGCAACGGCACGACCGGCTTCTCCTGGTCGCCCGCCCTGCCGCCGGGGTCGGTCCTCGAGGAGGTGACCGAGAGTCAGCTGGCAGCCCAGGACCCTGCCGGGTCAGGGCCACCTCGGGTCCTCGGGTCAGGCTCGTTGACCGAGTACACCTTCCGCGCCACCCGGCCCGGCAAGGCCGACCTCGTGCTCCGCTACTGGCGTGGCGTCGAGGCGGCGGAGGACGTCATCTACCAGACGGTGATCACCGTCCGGAACCCGTGA
- a CDS encoding C1 family peptidase, whose amino-acid sequence MADHSYPQLAEVESEVRRSGQDGSGDAESSSSSTAQPAGRTAAITSTRSTSRPRPRVPDRRRASGPTEPIPALVPDPFNQTQLLPLTAAPLPSFNLVDGTVAIATDPQMPFILFKGYNPDTWFYAPRWGRIARGPDGAPAFLVTKKVRNNPDGSKTTVGGVLSFMVELVVELPGPENLQKWTDLIKTLYNLQPSAGAFNFQPLRLSPGKMNVSGLDMYAREGQVLKNIDVGASSSIGFAIELNPDGADHFAAMLGADPLPFPPQVSIMFDFKYQYLIPQCTIQATGSKKKTYDYFSWNAKARASYFGLVNGSFDYQSVRADLRQAQALDVRVVGTPPAGVDQAKLLDSIFDMFVKMEVGQWIQPDPKPVETAEPGGFFGGVSVSMKDVSLSDSAQFDQTLSFSSINENLHQVSFNFEQQVGALDPRKHLFIEQDDIKLPFKLAIGNCDKVKLIAPSASYTTASGPQNINCQAVGGDEGGLSEGTIQFTYPQRPTSAQISLLVNFVAPFGPGYIYRQTEPVSDTGAAFLFEPDQFVQRTQLFFVMAMEAADLNSKALFKWEWTPPQSGTESRPKLSGYTLVGPDPNGDPNNLPTYDLQFPYHPDDWKGESTPKIQYKIQGLSGQWKNKTAAGTISIGETALAVDWDAAAAIGSGTLNVPAMLTRSAGPDPAYRQRLRSQFGRPGAPRRNDARGPSARAGQGAGGSGGGDAVGHGSNGGRGGEHDGDGDGGGRGDGGGGGGRGGGGGGGAGGDRAGEVPSDRGEPGSFLGYLPERREPDLLARESIAQLRFISAGAAGLATTVAAPSYDLRDVDGYSYITPVKNQLYCGSCVAFGTCAAVEGTLQVRRGDPWLQPDFSEAHLFYCHGANEGRTCGNMVGEPPSPEANGGWWPGGALDAFQSSGVADESDYPYVSPSSPYDATPACALGPDWQGTTTTIDDWQVLDYAEDMKEWISSDTGGPLVAAFSVYQDFLDFFSNNSDPDAIYRRSGAAGQLLGGHCVCVVGYDDAEQCWICKNSWGEYWANGGFFKIGYGEVGIDAYMWGVDIS is encoded by the coding sequence ATGGCAGATCACAGCTATCCGCAACTCGCCGAGGTGGAGAGCGAGGTGCGCAGGTCGGGGCAGGACGGGTCCGGGGACGCCGAGTCCTCTTCCAGCTCCACGGCACAACCGGCCGGCCGGACGGCGGCCATCACCTCGACGCGCAGCACCTCCCGGCCACGACCGCGCGTTCCCGACAGGCGGCGGGCGAGCGGTCCGACCGAGCCGATCCCTGCTCTCGTCCCGGACCCCTTCAACCAGACCCAGCTGCTGCCCCTCACGGCCGCCCCGCTCCCCAGCTTCAACCTGGTGGACGGCACGGTGGCCATCGCCACGGATCCGCAGATGCCCTTCATCCTCTTCAAGGGCTACAACCCCGACACCTGGTTCTACGCCCCCCGGTGGGGCCGGATCGCCCGAGGTCCCGACGGAGCGCCCGCCTTCCTGGTCACGAAGAAGGTGCGGAACAACCCTGACGGGTCCAAGACGACCGTCGGCGGCGTGCTGAGCTTCATGGTCGAGCTGGTCGTGGAGCTCCCGGGGCCGGAGAACCTCCAGAAGTGGACCGACCTGATCAAGACGCTCTACAACCTCCAGCCGAGCGCAGGGGCGTTCAACTTCCAGCCGCTCCGCCTGTCGCCCGGCAAGATGAACGTCTCGGGCCTCGACATGTACGCCCGGGAAGGGCAGGTCCTGAAGAACATCGACGTCGGCGCCTCGTCGTCGATCGGGTTCGCCATCGAGCTCAACCCCGATGGAGCCGACCACTTCGCAGCGATGCTCGGCGCCGATCCCCTGCCGTTCCCGCCGCAGGTGTCCATCATGTTCGACTTCAAGTACCAGTACCTGATCCCCCAGTGCACGATCCAGGCGACCGGGTCGAAGAAGAAGACCTACGACTACTTCTCCTGGAACGCCAAGGCGCGCGCCAGCTACTTCGGGTTGGTCAACGGCTCCTTCGACTACCAGTCGGTGCGCGCCGACCTGCGCCAGGCGCAGGCACTCGACGTGCGGGTGGTCGGCACACCGCCGGCCGGGGTCGACCAGGCGAAGCTGCTCGACTCCATCTTCGACATGTTCGTCAAGATGGAGGTGGGTCAGTGGATCCAGCCCGATCCCAAGCCGGTGGAGACGGCCGAACCTGGCGGGTTCTTCGGTGGCGTGTCGGTGAGCATGAAGGACGTCTCGCTCTCGGACTCCGCGCAGTTCGACCAGACGCTGAGCTTCTCGAGCATCAACGAGAACCTGCACCAGGTCTCCTTCAACTTCGAGCAGCAGGTGGGCGCGCTGGATCCTCGCAAGCACCTGTTCATCGAGCAGGACGACATCAAGCTGCCCTTCAAGCTGGCCATCGGCAACTGCGACAAGGTCAAGCTCATCGCGCCGTCGGCCAGCTACACGACCGCCTCCGGGCCGCAGAACATCAACTGCCAGGCCGTCGGCGGCGACGAAGGCGGTCTGAGTGAGGGCACCATCCAGTTCACCTACCCGCAGCGACCCACGTCAGCGCAGATCAGCCTCCTCGTGAACTTCGTGGCCCCCTTCGGGCCCGGGTACATCTACCGGCAGACCGAGCCGGTGTCCGACACCGGTGCCGCCTTCCTGTTCGAGCCCGATCAGTTCGTGCAGCGGACCCAGCTCTTCTTCGTGATGGCCATGGAAGCGGCCGACCTGAACAGCAAGGCGCTGTTCAAGTGGGAGTGGACGCCGCCGCAGTCGGGCACCGAGTCACGCCCGAAGCTCTCGGGCTACACCCTGGTCGGTCCCGACCCCAACGGCGACCCCAACAACCTGCCGACCTACGACCTGCAGTTCCCCTACCACCCGGACGACTGGAAGGGCGAGTCCACCCCCAAGATCCAGTACAAGATCCAGGGGCTGAGCGGGCAGTGGAAGAACAAGACCGCTGCGGGAACCATCAGCATCGGGGAGACGGCGCTCGCCGTCGACTGGGATGCGGCCGCCGCGATCGGCAGCGGGACGCTGAACGTGCCCGCCATGCTGACCAGGTCGGCCGGACCCGACCCCGCCTACCGGCAGCGACTGCGCTCCCAGTTCGGCAGGCCCGGAGCACCGCGCCGGAACGACGCACGGGGGCCGTCAGCGCGCGCGGGCCAGGGAGCCGGTGGCTCCGGCGGCGGCGACGCGGTCGGGCACGGCAGCAACGGCGGGCGTGGCGGCGAGCACGACGGCGACGGCGACGGCGGAGGTCGGGGGGACGGCGGCGGTGGTGGTGGCCGAGGCGGTGGTGGTGGCGGAGGCGCCGGCGGTGATCGAGCCGGCGAGGTGCCGAGCGATCGCGGGGAACCCGGCAGCTTCCTCGGTTACCTCCCCGAGCGGAGGGAACCCGACCTGCTGGCCCGGGAGAGCATCGCGCAGTTGCGGTTCATCAGCGCCGGCGCCGCCGGTCTCGCCACGACGGTGGCAGCGCCGAGCTATGACCTCCGCGACGTCGACGGGTACAGCTACATCACCCCGGTGAAGAACCAGCTCTACTGCGGCAGCTGCGTCGCCTTCGGGACGTGCGCGGCCGTCGAGGGCACCCTGCAGGTCCGCCGGGGTGATCCTTGGCTGCAGCCCGACTTCTCCGAGGCGCACCTCTTCTACTGCCACGGAGCCAACGAGGGCCGCACCTGCGGGAACATGGTGGGCGAACCACCCAGCCCGGAGGCGAACGGCGGCTGGTGGCCGGGGGGCGCCCTGGACGCGTTCCAGTCGAGCGGTGTGGCCGACGAGTCCGACTACCCGTACGTCTCACCCTCGTCGCCCTACGACGCCACCCCGGCGTGCGCCCTCGGGCCGGACTGGCAGGGCACCACCACGACCATTGACGACTGGCAGGTCCTCGACTACGCAGAGGACATGAAGGAGTGGATCTCCTCGGACACGGGCGGCCCCCTCGTGGCGGCGTTCTCCGTCTACCAGGACTTCCTGGACTTCTTCAGCAACAACTCCGATCCCGACGCCATCTACCGGCGCTCCGGAGCAGCCGGACAGCTGCTCGGTGGGCACTGCGTGTGCGTCGTCGGGTACGACGACGCCGAGCAGTGCTGGATCTGCAAGAACAGCTGGGGTGAGTACTGGGCCAACGGTGGGTTCTTCAAGATCGGGTACGGCGAGGTGGGGATCGACGCCTACATGTGGGGGGTCGACATCTCCTGA
- the pruA gene encoding L-glutamate gamma-semialdehyde dehydrogenase, protein MDAATVVPVPTNEPVHDYAPGSPERARLEARLAELAATPQDLQQVIGGRRRRATGAEQQVVQPHRHAAVIGRYTDATHADVADAVEACQAAAPAWRDLPFDERAAVFLRAADLLAGPWRETIAAATMLGQSKTAYQAEIDSPCELVDFLRFNVHFAAQILADQPVSSPGVWNRVEYRPLEGFVYAITPFNFTAIAGNLPTAPALMGNTVLWKPSPTQAVAAYLTLQLLEAAGLPDGVINLVLGDGPLVSEVALADPRLAGIHFTGSTATFQSLWSQVGANIGRYAGYPRLVGETGGKDFVVAHSSADPDVLTTALIRGAFDYQGQKCSAASRAFVPRSVWDRMGDDLVAKVGGLSYGDVTDLSHYGGAVIDQRAFDRNVAAIERAKATSSITIPVGGSYDDREGYFVQPTVLLGDDPSDEAFRTEYFGPILSVHVYDDRAPGAWGDLLGSVDRGSAYALTGAVIATDRHAVQEASHALRFAAGNFYVNDKPTGAVVGQQPFGGGRASGTNDKAGSAQNLLRWTSARTIKETFVPATDHRYAHQGPQTGAQRESAGRESA, encoded by the coding sequence GTGGACGCCGCCACCGTCGTGCCCGTTCCGACCAACGAGCCGGTGCACGACTACGCCCCGGGCAGCCCCGAGCGGGCCCGGCTGGAGGCCAGGCTCGCCGAGCTCGCCGCCACCCCGCAGGACCTCCAGCAGGTGATCGGCGGCCGCCGCCGCCGCGCCACCGGCGCGGAGCAGCAGGTGGTCCAACCGCACCGGCACGCCGCGGTGATCGGGCGCTACACCGACGCCACGCACGCCGATGTCGCCGACGCCGTGGAGGCCTGTCAGGCCGCCGCGCCGGCCTGGCGCGACCTCCCCTTCGACGAGCGTGCCGCGGTGTTCCTCCGCGCCGCCGACCTGCTGGCCGGCCCGTGGCGGGAGACGATCGCCGCCGCCACGATGCTCGGCCAGTCGAAGACGGCCTACCAGGCCGAGATCGACAGCCCCTGCGAGCTGGTCGACTTCCTGCGCTTCAACGTGCACTTCGCCGCCCAGATCCTCGCCGACCAGCCGGTCTCCTCCCCCGGCGTGTGGAACCGGGTGGAGTACCGGCCCCTGGAGGGCTTCGTCTACGCGATCACCCCGTTCAACTTCACCGCCATCGCCGGCAACCTGCCCACCGCGCCCGCGCTGATGGGCAACACCGTGCTGTGGAAGCCGTCGCCGACCCAGGCGGTCGCCGCGTACCTCACGCTGCAGCTGCTGGAGGCGGCCGGCCTGCCGGACGGGGTGATCAACCTCGTCCTGGGCGACGGCCCGCTGGTCTCGGAGGTGGCCCTGGCCGACCCCCGGCTGGCCGGCATCCACTTCACCGGCTCGACGGCCACCTTCCAGTCGCTGTGGAGCCAGGTCGGCGCCAACATCGGCCGCTACGCCGGCTACCCGCGGCTGGTCGGGGAGACGGGCGGCAAGGACTTCGTCGTCGCGCACAGCTCCGCCGACCCCGACGTGCTCACCACCGCGCTGATCCGGGGCGCTTTCGACTACCAGGGCCAGAAGTGCTCGGCGGCCTCGCGGGCCTTCGTCCCCCGCTCGGTCTGGGACCGGATGGGCGACGACCTCGTCGCCAAGGTGGGTGGGCTCAGCTACGGCGACGTCACCGACCTGAGCCACTACGGCGGCGCCGTCATCGACCAGCGCGCCTTCGACCGCAACGTCGCGGCCATCGAGCGCGCGAAGGCCACCAGCAGCATCACCATCCCCGTCGGCGGCAGCTACGACGACCGCGAGGGCTACTTCGTCCAGCCGACGGTGCTGCTCGGCGACGACCCGTCCGACGAGGCGTTCCGCACCGAGTACTTCGGCCCGATCCTGTCCGTGCACGTCTACGACGACCGCGCGCCGGGCGCCTGGGGCGACCTGCTCGGCTCCGTCGACCGGGGTTCGGCGTACGCGCTGACGGGAGCGGTCATCGCCACGGACCGGCACGCCGTGCAGGAGGCCAGCCACGCGCTGCGCTTCGCCGCGGGCAACTTCTACGTCAACGACAAGCCGACCGGCGCCGTCGTCGGCCAGCAGCCGTTCGGCGGGGGTCGGGCGTCCGGGACCAACGACAAGGCCGGCTCGGCGCAGAACCTGCTGCGCTGGACGTCGGCCCGGACCATCAAGGAGACGTTCGTCCCGGCGACCGACCACCGCTACGCCCACCAGGGGCCGCAGACGGGGGCCCAGCGCGAGTCGGCGGGGCGGGAGTCCGCCTGA
- a CDS encoding FG-GAP repeat protein, whose product MRARHLVLLAAAFGTAVLVPLPAAEGAPPGCQTEVPVTGDVDGDGLADLVVGLPGWDGTGAVDLRLTSAPSRLLVPADVGLQPDAGDAFGAAVALADLDADGCDDLVIGAPGTVDAGRVHVVFGAPDGFRPTGRLTLDADASPADRFGASVSVSERRGPAEQPAGADLWVGSPDDSPGAVRRAGSVAHFAVAGAGERPVLVEKLGQATPGVPGTPEVDDRFGAVLAARPSGVLVGVPQEDVGSRRDAGVVTALELRDAVEGVDDATSWTQDSAGVAGSAEAGDRFGAAVAASSGHALVGVPGEDVGSRRDAGMVQIFREPTGGGLPVPRSGLTEDSPGVPGTAEAGDELGAAVLVGANVGCTEGVVQAVAGAPGEDVRTNGVDRVDAGTVLVVPLTAQEDCPPRYDDQSNRLAGAAETRDRLGAVLGLGPVRDDHDDETGDRVYVGVPQEDRGTVTDAGLVVVTASGTGADAHALQVAGRRVPSVGSSRGAVRGQRYGSVLASPAG is encoded by the coding sequence ATGCGCGCACGACACCTGGTCCTGCTGGCCGCGGCGTTCGGCACCGCCGTGCTGGTCCCCCTCCCGGCAGCGGAGGGGGCGCCACCCGGCTGCCAGACCGAGGTGCCCGTCACCGGGGACGTGGACGGCGACGGGCTGGCCGACCTCGTCGTCGGCCTCCCCGGCTGGGACGGCACCGGCGCGGTGGACCTGCGGCTCACGTCGGCACCGAGCCGCCTGCTCGTCCCCGCCGACGTCGGCCTGCAGCCGGACGCGGGTGACGCCTTCGGCGCGGCGGTCGCGCTGGCCGACCTCGACGCCGACGGCTGCGACGACCTGGTCATCGGGGCCCCCGGCACCGTGGACGCCGGCCGGGTGCACGTCGTGTTCGGCGCCCCGGACGGCTTCCGCCCGACCGGCCGGCTCACTCTCGACGCGGACGCCTCCCCCGCCGACCGGTTCGGGGCGTCGGTCAGCGTGTCGGAGCGCCGCGGACCGGCCGAGCAGCCGGCCGGGGCCGACCTCTGGGTCGGCTCGCCGGACGACAGCCCGGGCGCGGTGCGTCGGGCCGGTTCGGTCGCGCACTTCGCCGTGGCCGGGGCCGGCGAGCGCCCCGTGCTGGTCGAGAAGCTCGGCCAGGCCACCCCGGGCGTCCCGGGCACCCCGGAGGTCGACGACCGGTTCGGCGCCGTCCTGGCGGCGCGGCCGTCCGGCGTCCTCGTCGGGGTCCCGCAGGAGGACGTCGGGTCGCGCCGGGACGCGGGGGTGGTGACCGCGCTGGAGCTCCGCGACGCGGTGGAGGGCGTCGACGACGCCACGAGCTGGACCCAGGACAGCGCGGGCGTGGCCGGCTCGGCCGAGGCCGGCGACCGCTTCGGCGCCGCGGTGGCGGCCTCCTCCGGCCACGCGCTCGTCGGGGTCCCGGGCGAGGACGTCGGGAGCCGGCGCGACGCCGGCATGGTCCAGATCTTCCGCGAGCCCACCGGCGGGGGCCTCCCCGTCCCGCGGTCGGGGCTGACCGAGGACTCCCCCGGCGTCCCGGGGACCGCCGAGGCCGGTGACGAGTTGGGCGCCGCCGTCCTGGTCGGCGCCAACGTCGGGTGCACCGAAGGGGTGGTCCAGGCCGTCGCCGGCGCTCCCGGGGAGGACGTCCGCACCAACGGGGTCGACCGGGTCGACGCCGGCACGGTCCTCGTGGTCCCGCTGACCGCGCAGGAGGACTGCCCGCCCCGCTACGACGACCAGAGCAACCGGCTGGCCGGTGCGGCGGAGACCCGCGACCGGCTCGGCGCCGTGCTGGGACTGGGGCCGGTCCGCGACGACCACGACGACGAGACGGGCGACCGGGTCTACGTCGGCGTGCCGCAGGAGGACCGCGGCACGGTCACCGATGCCGGGCTCGTCGTCGTGACGGCCAGCGGCACCGGCGCCGATGCGCACGCCCTGCAGGTCGCCGGCCGGCGGGTCCCGTCCGTGGGCTCCAGCCGCGGAGCCGTGCGCGGCCAGCGGTACGGCTCGGTGCTGGCGTCGCCCGCCGGCTGA
- the pdxT gene encoding pyridoxal 5'-phosphate synthase glutaminase subunit PdxT, with amino-acid sequence MSGPLVGVLALQGDVVDHERALTACGATTRRVRRAAELAGLDGLVLPGGESTAIDTLARVTGLRGPLRAALAAGLPAYGSCAGMILLAAELLDGRPDQQTFGGLDVAVRRNAFGRQTDSFEADLDVCGVPGGPVHAVFIRAPWVERSGPSVEVLASVALPADGTTRAVAVRQGVLMATSFHPEATADRRLHALFLESCVRR; translated from the coding sequence GTGAGCGGGCCGCTCGTCGGCGTCCTCGCCCTGCAGGGGGACGTCGTCGACCACGAGCGCGCCCTCACGGCCTGCGGGGCGACGACCCGGCGGGTGCGCCGCGCCGCGGAGCTGGCCGGTCTCGACGGCCTGGTGCTGCCGGGGGGGGAGTCCACGGCCATCGACACCCTGGCGCGGGTGACCGGCCTGCGCGGGCCGTTGCGGGCGGCGCTCGCCGCCGGCCTGCCCGCCTACGGCTCGTGCGCGGGGATGATCCTGCTGGCGGCCGAGCTGCTGGACGGCCGGCCGGACCAGCAGACGTTCGGCGGCCTGGACGTGGCGGTCCGGCGCAACGCGTTCGGGCGGCAGACCGACTCCTTCGAGGCCGACCTCGACGTCTGCGGCGTGCCGGGCGGGCCCGTCCACGCGGTGTTCATCCGGGCGCCCTGGGTGGAGCGGTCAGGACCGTCGGTCGAGGTGCTCGCCTCGGTGGCCCTGCCCGCCGACGGGACGACCCGCGCTGTCGCCGTCCGGCAGGGGGTCCTGATGGCCACCTCGTTCCACCCCGAGGCCACCGCGGACCGCCGGCTGCACGCGCTGTTCCTGGAGAGCTGCGTCCGCCGCTGA